Part of the Phycisphaerales bacterium genome, CGAGGGCGAACAGCCTCGGTTCTTCGGGCAGCAGCTCGTAGACGTTCGTGAAGCCCGGCACGCGCAGCTCGCGGATGTTTTGGGGGATGGGCGGCGTGCGCATCGGGCGCGGCTCGGCGTTCGGGCCGGCGGGCGCCTCGGAGCCCATGAGGTACGCCCTCGCCTCCTCGGCGGACATGCGGCGTGGGGCCGGCTTGGGCTTGGCTTCGGTGGCGGCCTTGCTGCGGCGCTTCTGGGCGGGCTTGGCGGGCTTGGCGGGCCGGTCGGGGCGATCATCCGCCTTGGGCTTGACGGTCGGCACCATGCCGATCTGCGGCCCATAGCCGCTGGTGAGGCTGCCTTCGAACAGGCCGGCCATCTCGCCCATCAGGTTCGGGGCGATGCCCGCGGCCGAGGCCTTGCCCGCCCGGGGATGCAGGGCCGACAGCTTGAACGGCTGGCGGCCGCTGCTGACGGGGCAGGACGCGGTCTGGTCCTCTCCCGAGTTCTCGGTCCGAGCGACGGCCTGGTTGCTTTTCTGGGGTGCCATACCCCGGTTATCGAACGTGCGGGGGCGCGTCTTGAGTCCGATTTGCCAACGGATCATCGCGAGCGCAACACGTGCGCCCCTGATGACACTCGAGCGTTATCGGGCAATGGCTCGGCGATCGAGGCTCGGCGTGACAACTCGCGGCAGTTCGCGGCCGGAGGCGCAATCTCCCGGGCTCTTGCATACCACGACCGGGTGGTCGGGCAGGTCGAAGCAGGCGCAGCCGTCGACGCCGAAGACGGTGCGCAGGGTGGGGGTGGTCAGGACGTCGCGGCCCGGGCCGTCGGCGGCGATGCCGCCGTCGTGGATCGCCAGGATGCGCGGGAAGTGACGCAGCGCCAGGCCGAGCTCGTGGATGACGCAGACGACCGTGACGCCCGTCTCCTCGTTGAGCCGGCGGAGCAGGTCGAGCAGCGAGAGCTGGTGCTCGATGTCCAGTCCCGTGAGCGGCTCGTCGAGCAGGAGGTAGGCGGGCTCCTGGGCGAGCGTGGTGGCCAGGCGCACGCGCTGGCGTTCGCCGCCGGAGAGGGTCTCCATCCTTCGGTCGGCCAGGTGCGCTACGCCGCAGCGTTGCATAGCGGTGTCGATCGCGGCCTCGTGCGCCGCCTGGTCGCTGGCTCGGAAGAGCGATGCGAGCGCGCTGGCGTGCGCGTGGCGGCCCATGGCTACGTGCTCGCGCACGGTCGTGAGCTGTGGGAGGTCGGCCGACTGTGCGAGCAAGCCGCGGCGGCGCGCGAGCGTGCGCTTGGCGTACCGGTGCAGGGGCTTGGCGTCGAGCGTGATGCTGCCCGAGGCCGGGCGGAGCAGGCCCGCAAGGGTGCGCAGCAGCGTGGACTTGCCCGAGCCGTTCGGGCCCACGATCGCGACCATCTCGCCCGGCTCGATGGTCAGGTCGACGCCCGCGAGCACGCGGCGAGGTGGTAGGTCGACGGCGAGGTTGTGCGCTCGGAGCGTCATCGCAGCCACCCGGACTTATAGAGGAGGAAGATGAAGTAGGGCCCGCCGACCAGGCCGGTGACGACGCCCACCGGCAGCTCGCTGGGCGCGAGCACGGTGCGTGCGGCGAGGTCGGCCCACAGCAGGAGGGCGCCGCCCGCGAAGGCGCTGACGGGCACGATGAAGCGGTTGGTGCCCATCGCCAGGCGAACCAGGTGCGGCACGACCAGGCCGACGAAGCCCACGAGGCCCGCGACGCTGGCGGCCGAGCCGGCGAGCAGGGCGGCCGCAGCGAAGGCGAGCAGGCGGGTGCGTTCGACGGAGATGCCCATGGTCGATGCGGTGTCGTCGCCCAATTCGAGGATGCGGACGCGCGAGCGCAGGAAGAACGCCAGCGTCAGGCCGAC contains:
- a CDS encoding ABC transporter ATP-binding protein, coding for MTLRAHNLAVDLPPRRVLAGVDLTIEPGEMVAIVGPNGSGKSTLLRTLAGLLRPASGSITLDAKPLHRYAKRTLARRRGLLAQSADLPQLTTVREHVAMGRHAHASALASLFRASDQAAHEAAIDTAMQRCGVAHLADRRMETLSGGERQRVRLATTLAQEPAYLLLDEPLTGLDIEHQLSLLDLLRRLNEETGVTVVCVIHELGLALRHFPRILAIHDGGIAADGPGRDVLTTPTLRTVFGVDGCACFDLPDHPVVVCKSPGDCASGRELPRVVTPSLDRRAIAR